The following proteins are co-located in the Bacteroidales bacterium genome:
- a CDS encoding FtsX-like permease family protein, producing MNLPLFIANRISGKDKENLSGPVIRIAVITIALGLSVMILAVAVLVGFQTEIRNKVIGFSAHIQIDNFDENASYEASPVSMDQPFYPELDKVDGIKHIQVFTLKAGIIKTDDQLQGIVLKGIGPDYDWGFLKEHLTSGSIFQVNDTMASGELLISGIISQKLKLKIGDEVRMYFLSGSESQPRGRKFNISGIYETGLEEFDDVYVIGDLRHIQRLNNWNTDMVSGFEVFIDDFKSLDKMGEMVYQMIGYDLNAETVTEAYPQIFDWLRLMDINVIIILVLMILVAGITIISTLLIMILERTNMIGVLKALGINDNDLRKLFVYLTARIIARGLLWGNITGIGIALIQHWTKILPLDEESYYISFVPVSLNISHILLINAGTFLVCLLMVLIPGFIIGRITPVKAIGFR from the coding sequence TTGAATCTGCCGTTATTCATAGCCAACCGCATCAGCGGTAAAGATAAGGAAAATTTATCCGGGCCGGTAATCCGGATTGCAGTTATCACTATTGCACTTGGCTTGTCAGTGATGATCCTGGCAGTGGCTGTCCTGGTTGGTTTTCAAACAGAAATACGAAATAAAGTTATCGGTTTTTCTGCACACATTCAGATCGATAATTTTGATGAAAATGCTTCCTATGAAGCTTCACCTGTTTCTATGGACCAGCCATTTTATCCGGAATTAGATAAAGTTGACGGGATAAAGCACATACAGGTTTTTACGCTGAAGGCCGGTATTATTAAAACGGATGACCAACTGCAGGGTATTGTTCTGAAAGGGATCGGCCCTGACTATGATTGGGGCTTTTTGAAGGAACATCTTACTTCCGGGTCAATTTTCCAGGTGAATGATACAATGGCTTCAGGAGAATTGCTGATTTCGGGAATAATTTCACAAAAATTAAAACTTAAAATCGGAGATGAGGTCCGGATGTATTTTTTATCTGGTTCCGAATCTCAGCCACGAGGAAGAAAATTCAACATATCAGGAATATACGAAACGGGACTTGAAGAATTCGATGACGTATATGTTATTGGTGATCTCCGTCATATCCAGAGATTGAATAACTGGAATACTGACATGGTTTCCGGTTTCGAAGTTTTTATTGATGATTTCAAATCCCTGGATAAAATGGGGGAGATGGTTTACCAGATGATAGGATATGATTTAAATGCTGAAACAGTGACTGAGGCTTATCCACAGATATTTGACTGGTTACGGCTGATGGATATTAATGTAATTATCATCCTTGTTCTTATGATCCTGGTCGCTGGTATTACCATTATATCCACTCTGTTGATCATGATCCTTGAAAGGACCAATATGATAGGCGTATTAAAAGCCTTGGGAATAAATGACAACGACCTGCGAAAACTTTTTGTGTACCTTACCGCCCGGATTATTGCCAGGGGCTTGTTATGGGGCAATATTACCGGAATTGGCATTGCTTTGATCCAACACTGGACGAAAATCCTGCCTTTAGACGAGGAATCTTATTACATCTCTTTCGTGCCGGTATCGCTGAATATCTCACATATCCTGCTCATCAATGCAGGGACTTTCCTTGTATGCCTGCTTATGGTATTAATTCCGGGATTTATTATTGGCAGGATCACTCCGGTGAAAGCTATTGGATTTAGGTAA